The following coding sequences are from one Thermocrinis jamiesonii window:
- the hisF gene encoding imidazole glycerol phosphate synthase subunit HisF — translation MLAKRIIPCLDVDRGRVVKGVKFQNLRDAGDPVEAAKSYEDQGADELVFLDISASAEGRKILIDVVKNVAETVFMPFTVGGGIASLEDIRKLLEAGADKVSINTSAVKNPQLIYESAKRFGSQCIVIAIDAKRSGKGWEVYIHGGRTPTGLDVVEWAKRVESLGAGEILLTSMDADGTKRGYDIELNRAVSEAVRIPVIASGGAGNMEHFYEVFSQSKVDAALAASLFHFKEVSIPELKKYLKSRGINVRLAHV, via the coding sequence ATGCTTGCAAAGAGGATCATTCCGTGCTTAGACGTGGATAGGGGAAGGGTGGTAAAAGGTGTAAAGTTTCAAAATTTAAGGGATGCGGGGGATCCGGTGGAAGCAGCAAAGAGTTATGAAGATCAGGGGGCTGACGAGTTGGTCTTTTTGGATATAAGTGCGTCCGCAGAAGGAAGGAAGATCTTAATAGACGTAGTAAAAAACGTTGCGGAAACTGTCTTTATGCCTTTTACTGTTGGAGGAGGAATAGCGTCCTTGGAGGACATAAGAAAGCTTTTGGAGGCTGGCGCGGACAAAGTTTCTATCAACACTTCTGCGGTTAAAAACCCTCAGCTTATTTACGAATCTGCCAAAAGGTTTGGCTCCCAGTGTATAGTTATAGCAATAGATGCCAAAAGGTCTGGTAAAGGATGGGAGGTTTACATTCATGGAGGAAGGACGCCCACGGGTTTGGATGTGGTAGAGTGGGCAAAAAGGGTAGAAAGCTTGGGTGCAGGTGAGATCCTTCTAACCTCTATGGATGCGGACGGAACGAAGAGGGGTTATGATATAGAGCTCAACAGGGCGGTGTCTGAGGCTGTAAGAATACCAGTAATAGCTTCCGGTGGTGCGGGTAATATGGAGCACTTTTATGAGGTGTTTTCCCAATCTAAGGTAGATGCAGCCCTTGCTGCCTCTTTGTTCCACTTCAAAGAGGTAAGCATTCCAGAGCTGAAAAAGTATCTCAAAAGCAGAGGAATAAACGTGAGGTTAGCTCATGTTTGA
- the rny gene encoding ribonuclease Y → MGENVLIFLLALLFLAVGIVIGLFLFRKKPTQVPTQSEEVRRLLESAQREYEKIINLAREEAHRIRQEAEERRREIEQQLAQKRSELEKKEQELEQKIRTAEQALNQREQSLIQKEQTIERRFEVLERREEELYKREKELRDLERQVEKAQKDLENKIKEIQELEREVQGLKEKELLELQRIANMTMEEARAEILRRTEESARIEAIKIAKRIEEEAKEMADLRAKRIITTAIQRLAPEIAVNYTTVTVELPSNDFKGRIIGREGRNIRTFEQLTGVDLIIDDTPDIVTISCFDPLRREIAKEALERLIEDGRIHPARIEEVVNEVKKEIDEKIKKAGEEACIELGLYDINPGLYYYIGKLYYRTSYSQNVLLHSKEVAYIAGLLAEELGLDAKMARRAGLLHDIGKAVSHELGGSHTDIGIELCKRYGEPDPVLNAIKAHHNEEPVRYPEVALVCAADALSAARPGARRETLEAYLKRLEKLEQIVKSFKGVANAYAIQAGREVRVIVNPEEISDEEAYQLSKDIAKKIEEELEFPGQIKVVVIRETRHVEYAK, encoded by the coding sequence ATGGGTGAAAACGTGCTGATTTTTTTATTAGCTTTATTATTCTTAGCTGTTGGAATTGTTATAGGTCTTTTCCTTTTTAGAAAAAAACCTACGCAGGTGCCCACACAATCGGAAGAGGTGCGAAGGCTTTTGGAAAGTGCCCAAAGGGAATACGAAAAGATCATAAACCTTGCAAGGGAAGAAGCCCACAGGATTAGACAGGAAGCGGAAGAGAGAAGAAGGGAAATAGAACAACAGTTGGCCCAAAAGCGATCAGAGCTTGAAAAAAAGGAACAGGAGCTTGAACAGAAAATAAGAACTGCAGAGCAAGCCTTAAATCAAAGGGAGCAATCCTTGATCCAAAAGGAACAGACCATAGAAAGAAGGTTTGAGGTCCTTGAAAGAAGAGAAGAAGAGCTTTACAAAAGAGAAAAGGAGCTAAGGGATTTGGAAAGGCAAGTAGAAAAGGCTCAGAAGGATTTAGAAAACAAAATCAAAGAGATTCAAGAATTAGAAAGGGAAGTTCAAGGACTGAAGGAAAAGGAATTGCTTGAGCTTCAAAGAATAGCGAATATGACGATGGAAGAAGCCAGAGCAGAGATCTTAAGAAGGACGGAGGAGTCTGCAAGGATAGAAGCTATAAAAATAGCCAAGAGGATAGAGGAAGAAGCAAAGGAAATGGCAGATTTGCGTGCAAAGAGGATCATAACTACCGCTATCCAAAGACTGGCACCGGAGATAGCTGTAAATTACACCACTGTCACTGTAGAACTTCCTTCCAACGACTTTAAAGGAAGGATAATAGGAAGGGAAGGTAGAAACATAAGGACCTTTGAACAATTAACAGGTGTAGACCTCATCATTGACGACACACCAGACATAGTTACCATATCCTGCTTTGACCCTCTCAGAAGAGAAATAGCAAAGGAAGCTTTAGAAAGGCTAATAGAGGATGGTAGAATACACCCTGCCAGGATAGAAGAGGTGGTGAATGAAGTTAAGAAGGAGATAGACGAGAAGATAAAAAAGGCTGGAGAGGAAGCGTGCATAGAGCTTGGGCTATACGACATAAACCCAGGACTTTACTACTACATCGGAAAGCTCTACTATAGGACCAGTTACTCTCAGAACGTGCTTTTGCACTCAAAGGAAGTCGCATACATTGCAGGGTTGTTGGCGGAAGAGCTTGGATTGGATGCTAAGATGGCAAGGAGGGCAGGGCTTCTTCATGATATTGGTAAGGCTGTATCTCACGAACTTGGTGGTTCTCACACAGACATAGGCATAGAACTTTGCAAACGCTATGGAGAACCTGATCCAGTGCTTAATGCCATAAAGGCGCACCACAACGAGGAACCTGTCAGATATCCAGAGGTAGCCCTGGTGTGTGCTGCAGATGCTTTATCTGCTGCAAGACCTGGTGCAAGGAGAGAAACCTTAGAAGCCTATTTGAAGAGATTGGAAAAGCTTGAGCAAATTGTAAAGTCCTTCAAAGGTGTGGCAAACGCTTACGCAATCCAAGCGGGAAGAGAGGTAAGGGTTATAGTAAATCCGGAGGAGATAAGCGACGAAGAAGCCTATCAACTATCAAAGGACATTGCAAAGAAGATAGAAGAGGAGCTTGAGTTTCCAGGTCAGATAAAGGTGGTGGTTATTAGGGAGACAAGGCATGTGGAATATGCAAAGTGA
- the mutS gene encoding DNA mismatch repair protein MutS produces the protein MQSEDLTPMLSQYHALKRQYADCLLFFRLGDFYELFYEDAIIGSKELGLVLTSRPAGKGKERIPMCGVPYHASQSYISKLVSRGYKVAICEQLEDASQAKGVVKRDVVRVLTPGTYFEKDLTGLACVYRKGQKVYCSYLSPSTGEFLVGRFNKDNYLEFLLKFQPKEILTHEKVDDSTQKILKSFFTLYTEEDIQAGLELIKKDFNIFHWSGLGFEEEEFLIPCGVAYLYLKRTQKGFTPYVQKPKPYAGEGYVAIDYRTRRGLELLESYEGREDLSLFGVINRTLTGMGRRRLKFRITHPFLREEDIKKVQQAVEELLENRELLKSIRSKLENMPDLERLASRISGNVATPREFALLKKALKLLQETKNILEHCQSELLKDLFHSLEDLDDIYQDIEKTLVDDPPIHLKEGGLIKEGVHQQLDELRNLRDKTETILREYEERLRKETGIQSLKIGYNKVMGYYIEVTKPNLRYVPSYFRRRQTLSNSERFTTEELQRLEEKIISAASRANEIEYQLFLDLRERVLENIHRVHRNAQHIAELDYIQSLAQIALEKGWKKPELSKDKIIQIEEGRHPVIEHFVKDYVPNDTYMDEQSLIHIITGPNMAGKSSYIRQVAILVLLTHMGSFLPCKSARIGLVSSIHARIGSGDILALGVSTFMNEMMEVSAILNSANERSLIILDEVGRGTSTYDGIAISKAIVEYIAKKVKARTLVATHYLELTSLEEDFPQIKNYHMAVSEGKQEINFLYTLRKGSAKGSFGIYVAKKAGLPDEIILRSQEILASFDRTLPILEKVYEDSKRLEEEMIYKEVLESLERLDIANLTPLKALLILAELKEKLTSKINP, from the coding sequence ATGCAAAGTGAAGACCTAACTCCGATGCTTTCTCAGTATCATGCCCTAAAAAGACAGTATGCGGATTGTTTGCTTTTTTTCCGTCTTGGAGATTTTTACGAGCTGTTTTACGAGGATGCGATAATCGGTTCAAAAGAGCTTGGGCTTGTACTAACTTCAAGACCTGCTGGGAAGGGTAAGGAAAGGATTCCCATGTGCGGAGTCCCCTACCACGCATCCCAGTCTTACATATCAAAGCTTGTAAGTCGTGGGTATAAGGTTGCCATATGCGAGCAGTTAGAAGATGCATCCCAAGCCAAAGGGGTGGTAAAAAGGGACGTCGTAAGGGTTCTAACGCCCGGCACTTACTTTGAGAAAGATCTTACAGGTTTAGCTTGTGTATACCGAAAAGGACAGAAGGTTTATTGCTCTTACCTTAGTCCATCCACCGGTGAATTTTTGGTAGGAAGGTTCAACAAGGACAACTATCTGGAGTTCCTTTTGAAGTTTCAGCCAAAGGAGATTTTGACCCATGAAAAGGTAGACGACAGTACGCAGAAGATTCTAAAAAGTTTTTTCACTCTATACACCGAAGAAGACATCCAAGCGGGTCTTGAACTTATAAAAAAAGACTTTAACATCTTCCACTGGTCAGGTTTAGGATTTGAAGAGGAAGAGTTTTTAATACCTTGTGGTGTAGCCTATCTTTACCTGAAGAGAACACAGAAGGGCTTTACCCCCTATGTGCAAAAGCCTAAACCCTATGCAGGAGAGGGTTATGTTGCTATAGACTATCGCACCAGAAGGGGGCTTGAACTTTTGGAAAGCTACGAAGGAAGGGAAGACCTCTCCCTTTTTGGCGTTATAAACAGGACCCTTACCGGTATGGGAAGAAGACGCCTGAAGTTTAGGATCACCCATCCCTTTCTCAGGGAAGAAGACATAAAAAAGGTTCAACAAGCGGTTGAAGAGCTGTTGGAAAACAGAGAGCTTTTAAAGAGTATAAGATCCAAGCTTGAAAACATGCCAGATTTAGAAAGACTTGCCTCACGTATTAGTGGCAATGTAGCCACTCCAAGGGAATTTGCATTGCTCAAAAAGGCGCTAAAACTTTTGCAGGAAACAAAAAATATTTTGGAACACTGCCAGTCAGAACTTCTAAAAGATCTATTTCACAGTTTAGAAGACTTAGATGACATCTATCAGGACATAGAAAAAACTTTGGTGGATGATCCGCCCATACACCTAAAAGAAGGTGGGCTTATAAAGGAAGGTGTCCATCAGCAGTTGGATGAGCTAAGAAACCTAAGGGACAAAACAGAAACAATCTTAAGGGAATACGAAGAAAGATTGAGAAAAGAAACAGGCATACAAAGTCTAAAGATAGGCTACAACAAAGTTATGGGATACTACATAGAGGTAACAAAGCCGAACCTAAGATACGTGCCAAGCTACTTTAGGCGCAGACAAACCCTATCTAACTCAGAGAGATTTACTACAGAAGAGCTCCAGAGGTTGGAAGAAAAAATCATCTCTGCCGCAAGCAGGGCAAACGAGATAGAGTATCAGCTGTTTTTAGACCTAAGGGAAAGGGTTTTAGAAAACATACACAGGGTCCACAGAAACGCTCAGCACATCGCAGAATTAGATTACATTCAAAGTTTGGCACAGATAGCCTTAGAGAAAGGATGGAAAAAGCCTGAACTTTCCAAAGACAAGATCATACAAATAGAAGAAGGAAGGCATCCGGTGATAGAACACTTTGTTAAAGACTATGTGCCAAACGACACATACATGGACGAACAAAGCCTTATACACATAATCACAGGACCGAACATGGCGGGAAAGTCAAGTTACATAAGGCAGGTTGCCATTTTGGTTCTTCTGACTCACATGGGTTCTTTTCTTCCATGCAAAAGCGCACGCATAGGTTTGGTGTCTTCTATCCACGCAAGGATTGGTTCAGGGGATATATTAGCTTTGGGAGTATCCACCTTTATGAACGAGATGATGGAGGTTTCTGCCATCTTGAACTCTGCAAATGAGAGAAGCCTTATCATTTTAGACGAAGTAGGAAGGGGCACATCCACCTACGATGGCATAGCCATATCAAAGGCTATCGTTGAGTATATAGCAAAGAAAGTAAAGGCGCGCACCTTAGTAGCGACACACTACTTGGAACTTACAAGCCTGGAGGAAGATTTTCCGCAGATCAAAAACTACCATATGGCGGTCTCCGAAGGAAAGCAGGAGATAAACTTTTTATACACCCTAAGGAAGGGAAGTGCAAAGGGCAGTTTTGGAATATACGTCGCAAAGAAGGCAGGTCTTCCGGATGAGATCATCCTCAGAAGCCAGGAAATTTTAGCAAGCTTTGACAGAACTTTACCTATTTTAGAAAAGGTCTATGAAGACTCAAAAAGATTAGAGGAGGAGATGATCTATAAGGAAGTTTTGGAAAGCTTAGAAAGGTTGGACATAGCTAATCTTACACCCCTTAAAGCACTTCTTATACTTGCAGAGCTCAAAGAAAAATTAACATCAAAGATCAATCCTTAG
- the mutL gene encoding DNA mismatch repair endonuclease MutL, whose amino-acid sequence MFVKILPEDVRAKISAGEVIESPLDCVKELVENALDAQANRIEVEIIKGGKRYISVKDDGVGIHPEDLPKVILPFSTSKIESFEDIMSLKTYGFRGEALYAIAQVSKLNISSRFYKEEKGYEMKVEGGKVLSVREKGMPVGTKVEIYDLFYNLPVRQRFLKKEDTERARILRLLKDYAIAKPQIALRVISDGKEILNLPPAKDTKERLEDLYNTKFEERELKGYGIEVRLFVSLSQKRGDLKLFINSRPVQNRGLLEYLRRAVGHRRIAFCFLDVPPFMLDINVHPKKAEVRLIQEGKVKELLGELLKKQKVYVPSLAQEECKYLAEPELVGIIDDTILVVKWIESLYFIDQHLLAERINYEMGFSSDKACKTAVKGGEKLSFVQINGLLKKWVELNNPHTCPHGRPLYYRIPLKEIYQQIGRKL is encoded by the coding sequence ATGTTTGTTAAAATTCTTCCGGAGGATGTAAGAGCCAAGATTTCCGCTGGAGAAGTTATAGAAAGCCCCCTGGATTGTGTAAAAGAGCTTGTAGAGAACGCACTTGATGCGCAGGCAAATAGGATAGAAGTAGAAATAATAAAAGGAGGTAAAAGATACATATCTGTAAAAGATGACGGCGTCGGCATACACCCAGAGGACTTGCCAAAGGTTATTCTCCCCTTTTCCACAAGCAAAATTGAAAGCTTTGAGGACATTATGTCCCTTAAGACCTACGGCTTTAGGGGAGAAGCTCTTTATGCCATAGCTCAGGTCAGCAAACTTAACATAAGCTCCAGGTTCTACAAAGAAGAAAAAGGCTATGAGATGAAAGTAGAGGGTGGTAAAGTTCTTTCTGTTAGGGAAAAGGGTATGCCCGTAGGAACAAAGGTTGAGATCTATGATCTTTTTTACAATTTGCCCGTGCGACAGAGATTCTTAAAGAAAGAAGACACAGAAAGAGCAAGAATACTGCGCCTTTTGAAAGACTATGCAATAGCAAAACCACAGATAGCCCTTAGAGTCATCAGCGATGGAAAAGAGATTCTAAACCTCCCACCTGCTAAGGATACTAAGGAGCGCTTGGAAGATTTGTACAATACAAAGTTTGAAGAGCGGGAGTTGAAAGGGTACGGGATAGAGGTGCGCCTGTTTGTGTCTTTGTCCCAAAAGAGGGGAGATTTAAAGCTCTTTATCAACTCAAGGCCCGTCCAAAACAGGGGTCTTTTGGAATATCTGAGAAGAGCAGTAGGGCACAGAAGGATAGCTTTCTGTTTTTTGGATGTGCCCCCCTTTATGCTGGACATAAACGTCCATCCAAAAAAAGCGGAAGTGCGCCTAATTCAGGAAGGAAAGGTAAAAGAACTTTTGGGTGAGCTTTTAAAAAAGCAAAAAGTTTATGTGCCTTCCCTTGCCCAAGAGGAGTGTAAATACCTTGCTGAACCTGAACTGGTGGGAATAATAGATGATACAATATTGGTGGTAAAATGGATAGAAAGTCTTTACTTTATAGACCAACATCTTTTGGCTGAGAGGATAAACTACGAGATGGGTTTTTCTTCGGATAAAGCTTGCAAAACTGCAGTAAAAGGTGGAGAAAAGCTCTCTTTTGTCCAAATCAACGGTTTATTGAAAAAGTGGGTGGAGCTAAACAATCCTCACACCTGCCCGCACGGAAGACCTCTATACTACAGAATACCGCTTAAAGAGATCTACCAGCAGATAGGAAGGAAGCTGTGA
- a CDS encoding NUDIX domain-containing protein, whose translation MFEPKTPFLAVDGIVRVWSGKRFKGIVLIERHYEPYGFALPGGFVEVGERVEEAVLREVKEETGLDAKIVKLLGVYSEPNRDPRFHVVSVVFVLDAEGEPKAGDDAKKVMVFPLEQIPFDKIVFDHAKILEDYLRCL comes from the coding sequence ATGTTTGAGCCAAAAACTCCTTTTCTTGCGGTGGACGGTATTGTTAGGGTTTGGAGTGGTAAGAGGTTCAAAGGGATAGTCCTTATAGAAAGGCATTATGAGCCTTATGGTTTTGCCCTTCCTGGTGGTTTTGTGGAGGTTGGGGAAAGGGTAGAGGAGGCAGTGCTAAGAGAAGTAAAGGAAGAAACGGGTTTGGATGCTAAGATCGTAAAGCTTTTGGGGGTTTACTCTGAGCCAAATAGGGACCCTCGCTTTCATGTGGTTTCTGTGGTTTTCGTTTTGGATGCGGAAGGAGAGCCAAAGGCTGGTGATGACGCAAAGAAGGTTATGGTTTTCCCTTTAGAACAAATACCTTTTGATAAAATAGTTTTTGATCACGCAAAAATACTTGAGGATTACCTTAGATGTTTGTAG